The window GGCTACGGATTGGAAGTACAAAGGGAAGTATAATTATGAATTAAGTACGATGCCGGGCTGGGCTGGTTCTAGTTGGTACTTCTTAAGGTACATGGATGCCCTTAATGATGATGCTATGTTATCGGATGCCTCAGCAAAATATTGGGAGAATATTGATTTGTATTTGGGTGGAGCAGAACATGCAACGGGCCATTTACTATATGTCCGTTTTTGGACTAAATTCTTAAAAGATATAGGCAAGATATCAATCGATGAGCCAGCTAAGAAATTGGTAAATCAAGGAATGATTCAAGGGAGATCAAGTATCGTGTATAAAGATAAAGCGAGTGGAAAGATAATTTCAAAAGGTCTAAAAGGGGATTATGAAACTACTGAACATCGAATAGATATTTCAAAAGTAAAAAATGACATCCTAGATGTGGATGGTTTGAAATCATC of the Flavobacteriales bacterium genome contains:
- a CDS encoding leucine--tRNA ligase, coding for MEEDKIGKGEVNFRLRDAIFGRQRYWGEPIPVYFKGDTPYTIDKSDLPLELPEIDKYLPTESGDPPLARATDWKYKGKYNYELSTMPGWAGSSWYFLRYMDALNDDAMLSDASAKYWENIDLYLGGAEHATGHLLYVRFWTKFLKDIGKISIDEPAKKLVNQGMIQGRSSIVYKDKASGKIISKGLKGDYETTEHRIDISKVKNDILDVDGLKSSHADYKDKEFVLEDGKYNCGSEVEKMSKRWFNVVNPDDLCERYGADTLRLYEMFLGPLEQ